In Helianthus annuus cultivar XRQ/B chromosome 3, HanXRQr2.0-SUNRISE, whole genome shotgun sequence, a single window of DNA contains:
- the LOC110932054 gene encoding glutamic acid-rich protein-like produces MTGAENIVIKTCLFTTDAYFVDNVVQTVTSDIQKEKEKVLDDVEGDDVDKDTTSSSSSSEDEMIDEVERERRMREEIAKEKLIKKRKRQEQEDAPCVPSLQHVSESQSTPKGHKKAASRKRATLKHRVSKRPKKIFQKTPTPPHIFSTPPLTQVQPGSSSKGLPTPQDNLLDIGDFDFENNSQVLKLEKKLENVIVENKRLATENKKAADREKLLVNRVQGLEKKVETDQTEIDILKVRVSELEEERNRRESENEYYKLKNKELTSDKALHDHKFYMLNRVVENVLGMSVDQKFEELKLEDLRAERQAELERQMKDKGKGVEGSSAMPEMALVPSMVIDNPEPISAVSGLFEEETPTHELIGGSGVRVSEASNEKVVEDLMNDTVNEESGEAEGKGESSKTQIVEHHEPLFVRLEVYKEMLKDVNPEISFDFEKDLESFDINKQQDYKYDYVEDADQYDRVEVEECSDSEDVPEDTSKFPTLMEFFVAENREELRQKVTEAVNDNVFECLRKDAEKEGQSNVEKEDRSKWFKDTHER; encoded by the exons ATGACTGGTGCTGAAAACATAGTAATTAAGACATGTTTGTTTACGACTGATGCATATTTTGTTGATAATGTGGTGCAGACGGTTACTTCTGATATTCAAAAGGAAAAAGAGAAGGTGTTAGATGATGTTGAAGGTGACGAcgttgataaagacactactagttcttctagtTCATCAGAAGATGAAATGATTGATGAGGTTGAACGCGAAAGGAGAATGAGAGAAGAGATAGCAAAAGAAaagttgatcaagaagaggaagAGGCAAGAACAGGAGGATGCTCCTTGTGTTCCTTCTCTGCAGCATGTTTCAGAGTCACAATCCACTCCGAAAGGTCATAAGAAAGCTGCAAGTCGAAAAAGAGCAACACTGAAGCATAGAGTGTCGAAGAGACCTAAAAAGATCTTTCAGAAGACTCCTACACCTCCAC ATATCTTCAGcacacctccactcacccaagtACAACCTGGTTCTTCTAGTAAAGGTCTTCCGACACCGCAAGATAACCTGCTAGACATTGGTGACTTCGACTTTGAAAATAATTCACAAGTGTTGAAATTGGAAAAGAAATTGGAGAATGTGATAGTAGAGAACAAAAGGTTGGCAACCGAGAACAAGAAGGCAGCTGACAGAGAAAAACTGCTTGTGAATCGTGTACAAGGGTTAGAAAAGAAGGTTGAAACAGATCAAACTGAAATTGATATTCTAAAAGTTCGTGTGTCTGAACTTGAAGAAGAGAGGAATCGTCGAGAAAGTGAGAATGAATATTACAAATTGAAGAATAAAGAGCTTACATCAGATAAGGCATTACATGATCATAAGTTCTACATGCTGAATAgggttgttgaaaatgtgcttggAATGTCAGTTGATCAAAAGTTTGAAGAGTTGAAGCTAGAAGACCTTCGTGCTGAACGTCAAGCAGAATTAGAAAGGcagatgaaagataagggtaaaggGGTTGAAGGAAGTTCAGCTATGCCTGAAATGGCTCTTGTACCTTCGATGGTGATAGATAATCCTGAGCCTATATCTGCAGTTTCTGGCTTATTCGAAGAAGAAACTCCAACGCATGAATTAATTG GAGGTTCAGGTGTTAGAGTTTCCGAAGCTTCCAAtgaaaaagtcgttgaagatTTGATGAACGACACCGtgaatgaagaaagtggtgaagctgagggaaagggggagtcgagtaagACGCAGATTGTTGAGCATCATGAGCCATTGTTCGTGCGTCTAGAGGTGTATAAGGAAATGCTTAAAGatgtaaaccctgaaatttccttTGATTTTGAAAAGGATTTAGAATCGTTTGATATTAATAAACAGCAAGATTATAAGTATGattatgttgaagatgctgatcAATATGATCGAGTTGAAGTAGAAGAATGTTCTGATAGTGAAGATGTTCCTGAAGACACATCTAAATTTCCAACGTTGATGGAATTCTTCGTAGCTGAGAATAGAGAAGAGTTACGacaaaaggtgactgaagctgtgaatgacaatgtgtttgaatgtttgagGAAAGATGCTGAAAAGGAAGGCCAGTCGAATGTAGAAAAAGAAGATCGTTCTAAATGGTTTAAAGATACTCATGAAAGATAG